In a genomic window of Sporosarcina trichiuri:
- a CDS encoding sensor histidine kinase — protein MLDLLIIMLERVGTIVAVAFILTRFRFFKQLIHQDTLTRRQKVNAILFFGAFGVIGTYLGVAFSTQTLHFNSVSMNLSGDEAIANSRVIGIVVAGLLGGWRLGLGAGLIAGLHRMTLGGFTAFSCGLSTILSGLLASWFYRKGKTVHPVMAFAIGALAEAMQMGLILILSKPFTEAWSLVQAIGLPMILANGLGTAIFLLIVYNVLSDQDKATALQAQKTLRIANQTLAHLRQGMTAATCDAVCRILYRELEPSAVAMTNQSEILAHVGVASDHHQPHSPIQTTITKEVLQHGRRVTADDGAIHCIEAHCPLGAAVIAPLKQRDEVVGTLKLYYPSEKAITDVTIELIDGLSSLLSDQLEIAAAGRAHELAKDAEIKALQAQISPHFFFNSLNVIISLIRTDPDQARQLLMSLSKFLRQNVEGTTAMRVTLEQELAHVQAYLQIEQARFVDKLTVELDVDPSVLSQLIPPLTLQPIVENAVKHGIADMASGSVVTVSIGLEEGETVITVRDNGKGIAEERLPLLGEEPVESATGTGMGLYNVHRRLVMSFGSEAGLRFGVPEGEGTVVRFRIPQTVKEEVHV, from the coding sequence ATGCTCGATCTGCTCATCATCATGCTCGAACGGGTCGGGACGATTGTCGCCGTGGCGTTCATCCTGACACGGTTCCGGTTCTTCAAACAGCTCATCCATCAGGATACGCTCACCCGGCGCCAGAAGGTGAATGCCATTTTGTTCTTCGGGGCGTTCGGCGTGATCGGTACATATTTAGGCGTCGCCTTCAGTACGCAGACATTGCACTTCAACAGTGTGTCAATGAATTTATCCGGAGATGAAGCGATCGCAAACTCCCGCGTCATCGGCATCGTGGTCGCCGGACTTCTCGGCGGCTGGCGGCTCGGTCTCGGCGCTGGTCTGATCGCCGGGCTCCACCGGATGACGCTCGGCGGGTTCACCGCATTCTCCTGCGGCCTGTCGACAATCCTTTCCGGGCTCCTCGCCAGCTGGTTCTATCGGAAAGGCAAAACCGTCCATCCGGTCATGGCATTTGCGATCGGTGCTCTGGCGGAAGCGATGCAGATGGGGCTGATCCTCATCCTGTCGAAGCCGTTCACGGAAGCCTGGTCGCTCGTCCAGGCGATCGGCCTGCCAATGATACTCGCAAACGGACTCGGCACGGCGATCTTCTTGCTGATCGTCTACAACGTGCTGAGCGATCAGGACAAGGCGACCGCATTACAGGCGCAGAAGACGCTCCGCATCGCCAATCAGACGCTTGCGCATCTGCGGCAGGGGATGACGGCGGCGACATGCGACGCTGTGTGCCGGATCCTGTACAGGGAACTGGAGCCAAGCGCAGTGGCAATGACGAACCAGTCCGAAATCCTGGCGCATGTAGGTGTGGCGAGCGATCATCATCAGCCGCACAGCCCGATCCAGACGACGATCACGAAGGAAGTGCTGCAGCACGGCCGCCGTGTCACAGCGGATGACGGGGCGATCCACTGCATCGAAGCGCACTGTCCGCTCGGCGCTGCTGTCATTGCGCCGCTCAAGCAGCGCGATGAAGTGGTCGGGACCCTGAAACTCTATTATCCATCGGAGAAGGCGATCACGGATGTGACGATCGAACTGATCGACGGGCTCAGCTCGCTGCTGAGCGACCAGCTCGAGATCGCAGCCGCAGGACGGGCGCACGAACTCGCGAAAGATGCGGAAATCAAAGCGCTGCAGGCACAGATCAGTCCGCATTTCTTCTTCAATTCCCTGAATGTCATCATTTCGCTGATCCGGACCGATCCGGACCAGGCGCGCCAGCTTCTCATGTCGCTGTCAAAGTTCCTGCGGCAGAACGTTGAAGGGACAACGGCGATGCGTGTGACGCTCGAGCAGGAACTGGCCCATGTCCAGGCCTACCTGCAGATCGAGCAGGCGCGGTTCGTCGACAAACTGACGGTGGAGCTCGACGTCGATCCATCCGTACTGTCGCAGCTGATCCCTCCGCTGACGCTTCAGCCGATCGTCGAGAACGCTGTCAAGCATGGCATCGCCGATATGGCGAGCGGCAGTGTGGTGACCGTCTCGATCGGATTGGAGGAAGGGGAGACCGTGATCACGGTCCGGGACAACGGCAAGGGGATTGCGGAAGAACGGCTGCCGCTTCTTGGCGAGGAACCTGTCGAATCGGCTACCGGAACAGGGATGGGCCTCTATAATGTCCACCGCCGTCTCGTCATGTCGTTCGGCAGCGAAGCGGGCCTCCGGTTCGGGGTCCCTGAAGGCGAAGGGACGGTTGTCCGGTTCCGGATCCCGCAGACAGTGAAAGAGGAGGTGCACGTATGA
- a CDS encoding DMT family transporter: MRKYIGEIGLLVTAIIWGTGFPVSAIALDYFSPYQILAGRFAVGAVLLGIVFHRKLKSVTAAAVWKGSLLGIFLYSAFALQTVGLQFTTPSNNAFLTAVNVLVVPFIAFVLYRKRVGAFEVTGAFLAMAGIALLSMNGSLTLNPGDVLSLLCAVMFAFHIFYTGQFVKTEDAIILTLIQMAAAAVIAWLAVIARGEAAIPVTPESAAALLYLGVFSTTIAFLLQTVAQKHVTETKAAILLSMESLWGMVFSILLLHEAVTGRMLIGAGLILAAILLAETKPGFLMKRRLGKTG; encoded by the coding sequence ATGAGGAAATACATAGGGGAAATCGGCCTTCTGGTCACGGCCATCATCTGGGGGACAGGCTTTCCGGTAAGTGCCATTGCACTCGATTACTTCAGTCCATACCAGATTCTCGCGGGACGGTTTGCGGTCGGTGCCGTTCTGCTCGGCATCGTGTTCCATAGGAAATTGAAGTCAGTGACCGCTGCGGCGGTCTGGAAAGGAAGTCTGCTTGGGATCTTCCTGTACAGTGCCTTCGCCTTGCAGACGGTGGGCCTGCAATTCACGACACCTTCGAACAACGCATTCCTGACGGCCGTCAACGTGCTTGTCGTGCCGTTCATCGCCTTCGTGCTTTACCGCAAGCGGGTCGGTGCATTCGAGGTGACCGGTGCGTTTCTTGCGATGGCAGGAATTGCATTACTGTCCATGAACGGCTCTTTGACGCTCAATCCGGGGGATGTGCTGTCACTCCTTTGTGCGGTGATGTTCGCCTTCCATATTTTCTACACAGGCCAGTTCGTGAAGACGGAAGATGCCATCATACTGACACTTATCCAGATGGCGGCGGCTGCGGTCATCGCCTGGCTGGCAGTGATTGCGCGCGGGGAAGCCGCAATCCCGGTAACGCCGGAGTCGGCTGCCGCGCTGCTGTACTTGGGAGTCTTCTCGACGACGATTGCATTCCTGCTGCAGACGGTCGCCCAGAAACATGTCACCGAAACGAAAGCGGCGATCCTGCTGTCGATGGAATCGCTATGGGGCATGGTTTTTTCGATCCTTCTGCTGCATGAAGCGGTCACAGGACGGATGCTGATCGGCGCAGGACTGATCCTGGCAGCGATCCTGCTGGCTGAGACGAAACCGGGCTTCCTAATGAAGCGTCGGCTCGGAAAGACCGGGTGA
- a CDS encoding LytR/AlgR family response regulator transcription factor yields MSIRILVVDDERYAREELIYLLGRHPDVDIVGEADSGDAAILKTIELQPDVLFLDVEMPKMNGLEAAKVANGLKHPPHLVFATAYPQFAADAFRVDAVDYLLKPYEEEQLAQTLTRIRAKRPAGGKAPARQPLGRLAVEREGEIEYVPIPDILYVSREENRTRVITRTGEHEVKLPLRDLEARLVPFSFFRIHKSYLVNLAHVRRLTPWFNGAYQLELEGRPEQLSVSRNYAKALRRKLEG; encoded by the coding sequence ATGAGTATCCGGATTCTTGTGGTGGATGACGAACGCTACGCCCGGGAGGAACTCATCTATTTGCTCGGACGCCATCCGGACGTTGACATTGTCGGAGAGGCGGACTCGGGCGATGCGGCGATCCTCAAAACGATCGAGTTGCAGCCCGATGTCCTGTTCCTCGACGTCGAGATGCCGAAGATGAACGGCCTCGAAGCGGCAAAAGTTGCAAACGGTCTTAAGCATCCGCCGCATCTTGTGTTCGCGACCGCCTATCCCCAGTTCGCAGCGGACGCCTTCCGTGTGGATGCGGTCGACTATCTGCTGAAACCGTACGAAGAGGAACAGCTCGCCCAGACCCTCACACGGATCCGCGCAAAGCGGCCGGCAGGCGGGAAAGCACCGGCCCGGCAGCCGCTCGGCCGGCTCGCTGTTGAGCGGGAGGGGGAAATCGAGTACGTGCCGATCCCTGACATCCTGTACGTCAGCCGGGAAGAGAACCGGACGCGGGTCATCACGCGGACAGGGGAGCACGAAGTGAAGCTTCCGCTGAGAGATCTGGAAGCACGTCTCGTCCCTTTCTCGTTTTTTCGCATCCATAAGAGCTATCTGGTCAACCTTGCGCACGTCCGCCGCCTGACCCCCTGGTTCAACGGCGCCTATCAGCTTGAACTGGAAGGCAGGCCGGAACAGCTTTCCGTCAGCCGGAATTATGCCAAAGCGCTGCGGCGTAAGCTGGAAGGGTGA
- a CDS encoding carbon starvation CstA family protein, with protein MYTFLFGVALLIVGYFTYGKFVERVFGVKEERQTPAFANQDGVDYVPMNTKKNSLIQLLNIAGVGPIFGPIMGALYGPVAFLWIVLGAIFAGAVHDYLTGMISIRNRGAHLPELAGKFLGKFMKHLVNAFAILLLLLVGTVFVSAPAGLLYNLMNGWMAMGLIVAAIFIYYILATLLPIDKIIGRFYPIFGLLLIISALGVGGGMLIKGAPIPELSLTNLHPDNIPIFPLLFLTISCGALSGFHATQTPIISRTTQREKQGRKIFYGMMIAEGVIAMIWAAAGMALFNGPVGLNELLAAGGPAMIVSEASTLMLGAVGGTLAILGVIILPITSGDTAFRSARMIIADYFKFPQLKVMSRLWIALPLFAVSIALTFVDFNILWRYFSWANQSTAVIALFVAAMYLFIAGKNYWIALVPGTFMLMATTTYILNAPIGFRLPMEVSLIGASVISIFLVALFFYSAVKAKRAQVPLEVDAPDWDDAIASAATAATPE; from the coding sequence ATGTATACGTTTCTATTTGGGGTGGCATTGCTGATCGTCGGGTATTTCACGTACGGTAAGTTTGTGGAGCGGGTGTTCGGCGTGAAAGAAGAACGGCAGACACCTGCGTTTGCGAACCAGGACGGCGTCGATTACGTGCCGATGAATACGAAGAAGAACTCATTGATCCAATTGCTGAACATTGCGGGGGTCGGCCCGATTTTCGGTCCGATCATGGGAGCGCTGTACGGTCCGGTCGCATTCCTCTGGATCGTGCTCGGTGCAATCTTTGCGGGCGCAGTGCATGACTACCTGACCGGGATGATCTCCATCCGGAACCGCGGGGCACACTTGCCGGAGCTTGCAGGCAAGTTCCTCGGGAAATTCATGAAGCACCTTGTAAACGCTTTCGCCATTTTACTTCTCCTGCTGGTCGGAACGGTGTTCGTCTCGGCACCTGCAGGCCTCCTGTACAACCTGATGAACGGCTGGATGGCGATGGGTCTCATCGTTGCAGCGATCTTCATCTATTACATCTTGGCGACGCTGCTGCCGATCGATAAGATCATCGGCCGGTTCTATCCGATCTTCGGCCTGCTGCTGATCATCAGTGCGCTGGGTGTCGGCGGCGGCATGCTCATCAAAGGGGCGCCGATCCCTGAACTGTCTTTGACGAACCTGCACCCGGATAACATTCCCATCTTCCCGCTGCTGTTCCTGACGATCTCATGCGGCGCACTGTCCGGATTCCACGCGACCCAGACGCCGATCATCTCTCGGACGACTCAGCGTGAGAAACAAGGCCGCAAGATCTTCTACGGCATGATGATCGCAGAAGGGGTCATCGCAATGATCTGGGCAGCGGCCGGCATGGCGCTGTTCAACGGACCGGTCGGCCTGAACGAACTGCTCGCTGCAGGCGGTCCTGCCATGATTGTCAGCGAAGCATCGACTCTTATGCTCGGCGCGGTCGGCGGAACCCTCGCCATTCTCGGTGTCATCATCCTGCCGATTACATCCGGCGATACGGCGTTCCGCAGTGCCCGTATGATTATCGCGGATTACTTCAAGTTCCCGCAGCTGAAGGTCATGAGCCGGCTCTGGATCGCCTTGCCGCTGTTCGCCGTTTCGATCGCACTGACATTCGTCGACTTCAATATCCTCTGGCGTTACTTCTCGTGGGCGAACCAGTCCACGGCCGTCATTGCCCTGTTCGTCGCTGCGATGTATCTGTTCATCGCCGGCAAGAATTACTGGATTGCGCTTGTGCCTGGCACATTCATGCTCATGGCGACGACCACATATATCCTGAATGCGCCGATCGGGTTCCGGCTGCCGATGGAAGTGTCGCTGATCGGGGCGAGTGTCATCTCGATCTTCCTCGTTGCGCTGTTCTTCTATTCCGCGGTGAAAGCGAAGCGTGCTCAAGTGCCGCTTGAAGTGGACGCCCCGGATTGGGATGACGCGATCGCAAGTGCAGCCACAGCAGCAACTCCTGAATAA